In Brachypodium distachyon strain Bd21 chromosome 2, Brachypodium_distachyon_v3.0, whole genome shotgun sequence, one genomic interval encodes:
- the LOC112270693 gene encoding putative protein phosphatase 2C 23, protein MDWAACSLPLHGEDAHFGAGNLAGVGGYRKDGVDAGAFARGLMARAYAEALVATKLLPGGTRDGVRPKALLELAYQCTAASGATGASTAVILSLDGNGRRLRWANIGDSGFAVFRGPRSTIAHRSRPQQSRFNRPFRKQQRGGGESCSSRGGKEDDITVSLRWLQVYVTQLAVRGVVVLGTRLKMRLPPSGQVLLRGTKPA, encoded by the coding sequence ATGGACTGGGCGGCCTGTTCCCTGCCGCTGCACGGAGAGGACGCGCACTTCGGGGCCGGCAACTTGGCCGGCGTGGGCGGGTACAGGAAGGACGGCGTTGACGCCGGCGCCTTCGCCCGCGGGCTCATGGCGAGAGCCTACGCGGAGGCGCTCGTGGCCACGAAGCTCCTCCCGGGGGGCACGCGTGACGGCGTCCGCCCCAAAGCGCTGCTGGAGCTGGCCTACCAGTgcacggcggcgtcgggggccACGGGGGCGTCCACGGCCGTCATCCTCTCGCTCGACGGCAACGGCAGGCGCCTCAGGTGGGCCAACATCGGCGACAGCGGCTTCGCCGTCTTCCGCGGCCCAAGGAGCACGATCGCGCACCGCTCGCGGCCGCAGCAGAGCCGCTTCAACCGCCCGTTCCGGAAGCAGCAACGCGGTGGTGGGGAGAGTTGCAGTAGTCGCGGCGGCAAGGAGGACGACATCACCGTTTCCCTGCGTTGGTTACAAGTGTACGTGACCCAGCTGGCGGTACGAGGAGTTGTGGTCCTAGGCACAAGGTTGAAGATGCGGCTGCCGCCAAGTGGACAGGTTTTACTAAGGGGCACAAAACCGGCATGA